The following proteins are co-located in the Nomia melanderi isolate GNS246 chromosome 1, iyNomMela1, whole genome shotgun sequence genome:
- the LOC116428918 gene encoding uncharacterized protein LOC116428918 isoform X1 — MSIKGRVVRMADCCFVKGLRMNSQTLYLVAILVGFGAFVNFVLTSPLAISTEASSDITKILLDCKHSDYRTYLQCLKRYKRHPSGDINEIDHACMDKCMETHCATRRTSCEQKCNHCIEKKTMQKHKHHIINITETEYVTDCSSTNCTEVVPKSNDNPVTINVTTHVHLHLKPAETPERPNHCPCYHKTWIPCYCRPYTPILICKYHIGWPCIPYGHGGGFVHGGGIEEGFGGGYGGGYGGGYGGGIEGGFGGVYGGGIGGSGVVPVVVPTVAGGSINVTLCDTHPPPPHC; from the exons ATGAGTATAAAGGGACGCGTGGTCAGGATGGCCGACTGCTGTTTCGTTAAAGGTCTCAGAATGAATTCACAAACATTATACTTGGTCGCGATACTCGTTGGTTTCGGCGCATTCGTCAACTTTGTTCTCACCAGTCCGTTAGCGATCTCTACGGAAGCTTCGAGCGACATAACGAAAATTCTGTTGGACTGCAAGCACTCGGACTACAGGACTTACTTACAGTGTTTGAAAAGATATAAGAGACATCCGTCTGGAGATATTAACGAGATAG ATCATGCCTGCATGGATAAGTGTATGGAGACTCATTGTGCAACGCGAAGAACGTCGTGCGAACAGAAATGTAATCACTGcatagaaaagaaaacaatgcAGAAACATAAACACCACATAATCAATATTACCGAAACCGAATATGTAACGGACTGCAGTTCCACAAATTGTACCGAAGTTGTACCAAAGAGCAATGATAATCCGGTGACCATTAATGTCACAACGCATGTTCACCTTCACTTGAAGCCCGCTGAAACAC CTGAGCGTCCTAATCACTGCCCGTGTTATCACAAGACTTGGATACCATGTTACTGTCGGCCTTATACTCCTATTTTGATATGCAAATATCACATCGGATGGCCCTGTATTCCA TACGGCCATGGCGGAGGATTCGTACACGGAGGAGGAATCGAAGAAGGATTCGGAGGAGGATACGGAGGAGGATACGGAGGAGGATACGGAGGAGGAATCGAAGGAGGATTCGGAGGAGTATACGGAGGAGGAATTGGAGGTTCAGGTGTGGTGCCTGTTGTTGTGCCAACCGTAGCGGGTGGATCAATTAATGTAACCCTATGCGATACACATCCTCCACCCCCGCATTGCTAA
- the LOC116428918 gene encoding uncharacterized protein LOC116428918 isoform X2, with protein MESLIENYSIVQNHACMDKCMETHCATRRTSCEQKCNHCIEKKTMQKHKHHIINITETEYVTDCSSTNCTEVVPKSNDNPVTINVTTHVHLHLKPAETPERPNHCPCYHKTWIPCYCRPYTPILICKYHIGWPCIPYGHGGGFVHGGGIEEGFGGGYGGGYGGGYGGGIEGGFGGVYGGGIGGSGVVPVVVPTVAGGSINVTLCDTHPPPPHC; from the exons ATCATGCCTGCATGGATAAGTGTATGGAGACTCATTGTGCAACGCGAAGAACGTCGTGCGAACAGAAATGTAATCACTGcatagaaaagaaaacaatgcAGAAACATAAACACCACATAATCAATATTACCGAAACCGAATATGTAACGGACTGCAGTTCCACAAATTGTACCGAAGTTGTACCAAAGAGCAATGATAATCCGGTGACCATTAATGTCACAACGCATGTTCACCTTCACTTGAAGCCCGCTGAAACAC CTGAGCGTCCTAATCACTGCCCGTGTTATCACAAGACTTGGATACCATGTTACTGTCGGCCTTATACTCCTATTTTGATATGCAAATATCACATCGGATGGCCCTGTATTCCA TACGGCCATGGCGGAGGATTCGTACACGGAGGAGGAATCGAAGAAGGATTCGGAGGAGGATACGGAGGAGGATACGGAGGAGGATACGGAGGAGGAATCGAAGGAGGATTCGGAGGAGTATACGGAGGAGGAATTGGAGGTTCAGGTGTGGTGCCTGTTGTTGTGCCAACCGTAGCGGGTGGATCAATTAATGTAACCCTATGCGATACACATCCTCCACCCCCGCATTGCTAA